A genome region from Bombus terrestris chromosome 10, iyBomTerr1.2, whole genome shotgun sequence includes the following:
- the LOC100650488 gene encoding PR domain zinc finger protein 1 isoform X1, with product MEASEWDHATLREEEFEQHAVYLVPDVAASPGDTNRAEASLPRNLVLKPSQALNDVRSSAKESFLETSSVLGVWSTSYIPKGTRFGPLVGQVYTKDSVPADANRKYFWRVYKNNELFYYIDGYDVQKSNWMRYVNPAYSSESQNLIACQYKMNIYFYTIKPILPNQELLVWYCREFAERLNYPLTGELMLQRIRQQVQQSTLPTEIPPTVDVVSPLKDSSIYERRSQMTPTDGSVRSDEGYHSNGYHDEILTPPEESSESDSENNYVLDFSKNAKTSVCNNEVLKQDNAVAKNEYRKVKIKITKTYGNFQASKNLDANGKDKDQELPSRAVTPELQKPVSPIILQKNAVLTTVTEDEIPEKNPKPFYESEVKGALPVSGRPAYLTSPSSSILENILLRSSTDNNNNSHNHHHNGTQQHHQIHHQTHADSVTPPPSSPTEMAYSYKKSHRYGNILPCSPDSSSNLPMQADTCVNSTTSGNSTLPMQSPTSNLHSSTGNLHSSTGNLHSSTGPNNVLQSHPGNIHSSSNSNNHHSSANVLSSSTILTSTSNLHSSTTSSSCPPKRKTKSPSPSTNPTGASTPTILYSSSGGCQIESSPVYPTSAANSNQSVSPISPIQSPSSYPYGIYHQNGSLHHNVAPLSINCTAYSPTPSGNVVYERADGRRLEAATSSHQLPTSSTMQIDSNQTLIAGTHNLHLGHHPGLTIHANSSSLNRYSPASSLSPDDHGCSQSGSLSPNSQGSRGYRSLPYPLKKKDGKMHYECNVCCKTFGQLSNLKVHLRTHSGERPFKCNVCTKSFTQLAHLQKHHLVHTGEKPHQCEICKKRFSSTSNLKTHLRLHSGQKPYACDLCPAKFTQFVHLKLHKRLHTNERPYTCQGCDKKYISASGLRTHWKTTSCRPNNIEDELALAAAVGSPTYYEYGPDMNVGNMPKECELEHIDNYERHGSTHGPHSTSLHNLENSVGRPSVIETSQPHIIECT from the exons ATGGAGGCCAGCGAGTGGGATCACGCGACCTTGAGAGAAGAGGAATTCGAGCAGCATGCCGTATATTTGGTACCGGATGTGGCGGCATCGCCAGGCGATACCAATCGTGCGGAGGCATCCCTGCCAAGAAATTTGGTCCTCAAACCTTCTCAGGCCCTCAACGATGTACGTTCCTCCGCCAAAGAATCCTTTCTCGAGACCTCCTCG GTTTTGGGAGTGTGGAGCACAAGTTACATTCCCAAGGGAACACGGTTCGGTCCTCTCGTGGGACAAGTGTACACCAAGGACTCGGTGCCGGCCGACGCGAACCGGAAGTACTTCTGGAGG GTGTACAAAAACAACGAGCTGTTCTACTACATCGACGGTTATGACGTCCAGAAATCAAATTGGATGCGTTACGTAAACCCGGCTTATTCGTCCGAATCGCAGAATTTAATAGCATGCCAGTATAAG ATGaacatttatttttacacaatCAAACCAATACTACCGAACCAAGAGCTTCTGGTGTGGTATTGTCGAGAGTTCGCAGAAAGGCTCAATTACCCACTAACGGGTGAATTAATGCTTCAAAGAATAC GACAACAAGTACAACAATCAACGTTACCAACGGAAATTCCACCTACGGTGGACGTGGTGTCACCGTTAAAGGATTCATCGATTTACGAGAGACGCTCGCAAATGACCCCAACGGACGGTTCCGTTAGATCGGACGAAGGCTATCATTCCAATGGTTATCACGACGAGATCCTCACGCCCCCGGAAGAGAGCAGCGAGTCGGACTCGGAGAACAATTACGTGCTAGATTTCAGCAAGAACGCGAAAACGTCGGTATGCAACAACGAGGTGCTCAAACAAGACAATGCAGTTGCGAAGAACGAATACAGGAAGGTTAAGATCAAGATCACCAAGACCTACGGGAACTTCCAGGCGTCGAAGAACCTAGACGCTAACGGAAAGGACAAAGATCAAGAATTGCCGAGCAGAGCTGTGACCCCGGAACTACAGAAACCGGTGTCACCCATAATTCTTCAGAAGAACGCCGTCCTGACGACGGTAACCGAAGATGAAATTCCAGAGAAAAATCCGAAGCCCTTTTACGAGTCCGAGGTGAAGGGTGCTTTACCCGTTTCCGGGAGACCAGCCTATCTGACCAGCCCGAGTAGCTCTATCCTTGAAAATATCCTTCTTCGTAGCAGTACCGATAACAATAACAACAGCCACAACCATCATCACAATGGAACGCAGCAACACCATCAGATTCACCATCAAACGCATGCCGATTCGGTCACGCCACCGCCATCCAGTCCAACGGAAATGGCGTACTCTTACAAAAAATCTCATCGCTACGGAAACATTCTACCTTGCAGTCCCGATTCCAGTTCGAATCTGCCTATGCAAGCGGACACGTGCGTCAATTCCACTACCAGTGGTAACAGCACGCTACCGATGCAAAGTCCGACGAGTAACTTGCATTCCAGCACGGGAAACCTTCACTCGAGTACAGGCAATCTACACTCCAGTACCGGACCCAACAACGTTCTACAGTCTCATCCAGGGAACATCCATTCGTCCAGCAATTCCAATAATCACCATTCCAGCGCGAACGTTCTGTCGTCTAGCACGATACTGACATCCACGAGTAACCTTCACTCTTCGACGACATCCAGTAGCTGCCCGCCTAAGAGAAAGACCAAGAGTCCGTCACCGTCTACGAATCCCACGGGTGCGTCCACCCCGACGATCTTGTACTCCAGTTCCGGCGGATGTCAAATAGAATCCAGCCCGGTGTATCCGACCTCCGCGGCGAACAGCAATCAAAGTGTTTCGCCCATTTCACCTATTCAATCGCCTTCGTCCTATCCCTACGGCATTTATCATCAGAATGGCTCGCTGCATCACAACGTGGCGCCGTTGTCTATCAATTGCACCGCCTATTCGCCAACCCCTAGCGGAAACGTGGTTTACGAGAGAGCCGATGGAAGAAGGCTGGAGGCTGCCACGAGCAGTCACCAACTGCCGACCTCGTCGACCATGCAAATCGACAGTAACCAAACGTTAATAGCTGGCACGCACAATCTTCACCTGGGTCATCATCCTGGCCTCACCATTCATGCCAACTCTTCGTCATTGAACCGATACTCGCCCGCGAGTTCTTTATCCCCGGACGACCACGGTTGTTCGCAGAGTGGTTCTCTGAGTCCGAACTCCCAAGGATCCAGGGGCTACAGGTCGTTACCATACCCATTAAAGAAGAAGGACGGAAAAATGCACTACGAGTGCAACGTCTGCTGCAAGACGTTCGGCCAACTGTCGAATCTCAAGGTGCACCTGAGGACTCATTCCGGCGAGAGACCATTCAAGTGTAACGTTTGCACCAAGAGTTTCACTCAGCTGGCTCATCTACAGAAACATCATCTCGTGCATACAG GTGAAAAACCACATCAATGCGAAATCTGCAAGAAGAGGTTCAGCTCGACCTCAAATCTGAAGACTCACCTGAGACTGCATTCCGGCCAAAAGCCCTATGCTTGTGACCTGTGCCCCGCGAAGTTTACTCAGTTCGTTCACCTCAAGTTACATAAGAGGTTACACACGAACGAAAGGCCCTACACCTGTCAAGGTTGCGACAAGAAGTACATTAGCGCGAGCGGTCTTAGGACCCATTGGAAGACAACCAGTTGCAGACCAAATAATATCGAGGATGAACTTGCCCTAGCCGCGGCCGTAGGTTCGCCGACGTATTACGAATACGGCCCGGACATGAACGTCG GAAATATGCCGAAGGAATGCGAACTGGAGCACATCGATAATTACGAGAGGCACGGATCCACGCATGGCCCACACTCGACGTCTCTCCACAACCTGGAGAATTCCGTAGGCCGGCCAAGCGTCATAGAGACCTCCCAGCCTCACATAATCGAGTGCACCTAA
- the LOC100650731 gene encoding uncharacterized protein LOC100650731, which translates to MKVKKKIIQRQQEKEQALYVRLPHTIRNKDDVAKLFTGNFKVNLLRQCSRYCYVVFPDVKEKMKNLTAVKDTRINGKRIVVALANTKIERKTTVVRKKIVIPKVKEDKKLTKHLFVSNIKCGTKADELKAVIPGCVSVKMLKPYSQTSKAAIVKMESTQLAAEYLMNVRDKPTVAGRKLRLNPDTRDRHRRHKSKPLKIYDGESEIGQEFVE; encoded by the exons ATGaaagttaaaaagaaaattatacaacGACAGCAAGAAAAAGAACAAGCTCTATACGTTCGTTTGCCACATACAATTCGAAATAAAGACGatgttgcaaaattatttactGGCAATTTTAAAGTGAATTTACTTCGACAATGTAGTAGGTattgttatgtagtatttcccGATGTAAAGGAGAAGATGAAAAATTTAACAGCAGTGAAGGATACAAGGATAAATGGGAAACGTATAGTGGTTGCACTTGcaaatacaaaaattgaaagaaaaactaCAGTAGTAAGAAAAAAGATTGTTATACCTAAggtgaaagaagataaaaaactAACAAAACA CCTTTTTGTATCAAATATCAAATGCGGAACAAAAGCTGATGAATTGAAGGCAGTTATCCCAGGCTGTGTATCTGTTAAAATGTTAAAACCATACTCGCAGACATCTAA GGCTGCAATTGTTAAAATGGAAAGTACTCAGTTAGCAGCAGAATATTTAATGAATGTAAGGGATAAACCAACTGTAGCAGGAAGAAAATTAAGGTTAAATCCAGACACTAGAGACAGACATAGAAGACACAAATCGAAACCTCTTAAAATTTATGATGGTGAATCAGAAATAGGACAAGAATTTGTGGAGTGA
- the LOC100650849 gene encoding exostosin-1, producing the protein MQAKKRYLLLFVTCAFLGYCYFGGYRLKSEKWTGRSQLPYERLPSYLSLNEEFYDKDLRTSNGIPPMSHRTRQCRMETCFDFTRCKQGFTVYVYPVEDVISPLYQKILNVITESRYYTSDPTRACIFVLALDTLDRDPLSTEFVHNLPSKLIRLPYWNNGRNHLIFNLYSGTWPDYAEESLAFDLGYAMLAKASMSIFRHRPDFDISIPLFGKQHPERGGEPGQALENNFPNNKKYVAAFKGKRYVHGIGSETRNALYHLHNGKDLVFVTTCRHGKAWRELQDEHCQQDNQEYDTYDYEILLMNATFCLVPRGRRLGSFRFLEALRAGCIPVILSNGWALPFHERIDWTQAVIFSDERLLLQIPDIVRSVSNVHILKLRQQTQFLWERYFSSIEKIVFTVFENIRERLPWEGTREKFVWNTSPGALAILPQFADSQQELPFSKSNPGNTFTAIIYSQLGSTAVLYRLLKSLAKSKYLDKIILMWNSDIPLPRRPRWQGIKASIHVVTVDGISQRFYPHPLIKTSAILSLDEDATLNTDEIDFAFTVWRSFPDRIVGYPARSHYWDDSKRSWGYTSKWTNDYSIILTGAAFYHRYYNTLYTELLSSTLHKTVEQSQNCEDILMNFLVSHVTRRPPIKVTQRKLYKDTTVGGIRSPWNDPDHFIQRQTCMNTFVAVFGYMPLLRSNMRLDPVLFKDSVSNLRKKYRQIELVSN; encoded by the exons ATGCAAGCCAAGAAGcgctatttattattatttgtaacatGTGCGTTTCTTGGATATTGTTACTTTGGTGGTTATCGGTTAAAAAGTGAAAAATGGACAGGCAGATCTCAGTTGCCTTATGAGCGATTGCCTTCATATTTAAGTCTAAATGAAGAATTTTATGACAAGGATTTGAGAACATCAAATGGAATCCCACCTATGTCTCATCGTACAAGGCAATGTCGTATGGAGACTTGTTTTGACTTTACCAGATGCAAACAAGGTTTCACAGTATATGTGTATCCAGTTGAAGATGTGATAAGTCCATTATACCAAAAAATATTGAATGTTATTACAGAATCAAGATATTATACATCAGATCCAACTCGGGCATGTATATTTGTATTAGCTCTTGATACATTAGACAGAGATCCATTATCAACAGAATTTGTGCATAATCTTCCTTCAAAATTAATACGTTTACCATATTGGAATAATGGCAGAAatcatttgatatttaatttatattctggaaCATGGCCTGATTATGCAGAAGAATCATTGGCCTTTGATTTGGGATATGCTATGCTTGCTAAGGCCAGTATGTCTATCTTTAGACATAGACCAGATTTTGACATATCTATACCATTGTTTGGAAAACAACATCCAGAACGCGGTGGAGAGCCAGGTCAagctttagaaaataattttcctaataataaaaaatacgttGCAGCTTTCAAGGGTAAAAGATACGTCCATGGTATAGGTTCTGAAACTAGAAATGCTCTCTATCATTTACATAATGGCAAGGATTTGGTATTTGTTACAACTTGCCGTCATGGTAAAGCATGGAGAGAGTTACAAGATGAACATTGTCAACAAGATAATCAAGAATATGATAC gtatgattatgaaattttattaatgaatgCTACCTTTTGTCTTGTACCAAGAGGAAGAAGACTTGGTAGTTTCCGATTTTTAGAAGCTTTAAGAGCTGGATGCATTCCGGTTATTTTAAGTAATGGCTGGGCGCTTCCTTTTCATGAACGAATTGATTGGACACAAGCTGTTATATTTTCCGATGAAAGACTGCTACTTCAA ATTCCAGATATAGTGCGGTCTGTGTCCAATGTACATATTCTTAAATTGCGACAGCAAACGCAGTTTCTTTGGGAACGATACTTTTCCTCgatagaaaaaattgtatttacagTATTTGAG AATATCCGTGAGCGTTTGCCTTGGGAAGGTACAAgagaaaaatttgtttggaATACTAGTCCTGGAGCGTTAGCAATATTACCGCAATTTGCCGATAGTCAGCAAGAACTTCCATTTTCGAAAAGTAATCCAGGTAATACCTTCACTGCCATCATATACTCGCAGTTGGGATCCACTGCTGTGCTATATCGCCTGCTTAAAAGTCTTGCGAAAAGTAAATACCTAGATAAG ATTATTCTCATGTGGAACTCGGACATTCCGTTACCAAGAAGACCACGATGGCAAGGGATCAAAGCATCAATACATGTCGTTACGGTCGATGGTATATCTCAACGTTTCTATCCTCATCCATTAATCAAAACTAGTGCCATATTATCTCTAGACGAAGATGCCACACTCAACACAGATGAAATTGATTTCGCCTTTACGGTATGGCGATCATTTCCTGATCGGATAGTTGGTTACCCAGCAAGGTCACATTACTGGGATGACTCTAAA CGCTCATGGGGTTATACAAGCAAATGGACAAATGATTATAGTATAATTCTTACTGGTGCCGCCTTTTATCATCGTTattataacacgttatataccGAATTACTGAGTTCGACATTACACAAGACCGTCGAGCAATCACAAAACTGCGAGGACATACTTATGAATTTTTTAGTAAGTCATGTTACGCGAAGACCACCTATTAAAGTAACTCAAAGGAAATTGTATAAAGATACTACAGTGGGTGGAATCAG ATCCCCATGGAACGATCCAGATCATTTTATACAACGGCAAACGTGTATGAATACGTTTGTAGCTGTTTTCGGGTACATGCCGTTGTTACGATCCAATATGAGGCTTGACCCAGTTTTGTTCAAAGACTCTGTAAGCAACTTGCGCAAAAAGTATAGGCAAATTGAATTAGTTAGTAACTAG
- the LOC100650607 gene encoding protein FAM76A codes for MSANNVQALFACSRCFSRHPFEELSPGQQLCKECRGAFPVVKCTYCRSEFQQTIKGNTSTICKKCEQNVKSYGKPSACEYCNTIAAFIGSKCQRCTNSEKRYGPPVTCEQCKQKCAFDRQDEDKKVDGKLLCWLCTLSYKRALAKTKQSDAERRAHLKLAQQRAAKHKEQKLKSHNKRPHRVDVTKLPPQSEGADTNGPTPVKAARMGGVHDPHDPNSSDHVVAVTQLKEKIAHLQKQISIKDGQLLAKDRQITELKAKNFTSETELRNKMKATEKEYEAKISTMQLKISSLLKEVASLSKSSKRGDRVAATKTEAGTNSGSGTDSPVP; via the exons ATGAGCGCGAATAATGTGCAAGCACTTTTCGCCTGTTCAAGATGTTTCTCAAGGCATCCTTTCGAGGAGCTTTCACCGGGGCAACAATTGTGCAAG GAATGCAGAGGTGCATTTCCTGTGGTGAAATGTACATATTGTAGGTCAGAGTTCCAACAAACAAT AAAGGGTAATACAAGCACTATTTGTAAGAAATGTGAGCAGAATGTGAAATCTTATGGTAAGCCATCGGCCTGTGAATATTGCAATACCATAGCTGCATTTATTGGTAGTAAATGTCAAAGATGTACAAATTCTGAAAAACGTTATGGGCCACCAGTCACTTGTGAACAATGCAAACAGAAGTGTGCCTTTGACAGACAAGATGAAGATAAAAAA GTTGATGGAAAGTTATTATGTTGGCTATGTACACTGTCATATAAACGAGCATTGGCAAAAACGAAACAATCGGATGCTGAGAGGAGGGCACATTTGAAACTTGCACAACAACGAGCAGCAAAGCACAAAGAACAAAA ATTAAAAAGTCACAATAAGAGACCACACAGAGTCGATGTAACGAAACTACCGCCTCAGTCCGAAGGTGCAGACACAAACGGTCCGACACCGGTGAAAGCAGCGCGAATGGGTGGCGTTCACGATCCGCATGATCCCAACAGTTCGGATCACGTAGTTGCGGTTACACAACTTAAAGAAAAGATAGCCCATCTCcagaaacaaatctctattaaAGATGGGCAATTACTTGCTAAGGATAGACAA ATTACGGAATTGAAGGCAAAAAACTTCACGTCGGAAACGGAACTGCGTAACAAGATGAAAGCGACGGAGAAAGAATACGAAGCCAAAATATCGACGATGCAACTCAAGATCTCCAGTTTGTTAAAAGAAGTTGCTTCTCTATCGAAGAGTTCTAAGCGGGGCGACAGAGTTGCTGCCACGAAAACAGAAGCTGGGACCAACAGCGGAAGCGGAACAGACAGTCCTGTACCTTGA
- the LOC100650488 gene encoding PR domain zinc finger protein 1 isoform X2 produces MEASEWDHATLREEEFEQHAVYLVPDVAASPGDTNRAEASLPRNLVLKPSQALNDVLGVWSTSYIPKGTRFGPLVGQVYTKDSVPADANRKYFWRVYKNNELFYYIDGYDVQKSNWMRYVNPAYSSESQNLIACQYKMNIYFYTIKPILPNQELLVWYCREFAERLNYPLTGELMLQRIRQQVQQSTLPTEIPPTVDVVSPLKDSSIYERRSQMTPTDGSVRSDEGYHSNGYHDEILTPPEESSESDSENNYVLDFSKNAKTSVCNNEVLKQDNAVAKNEYRKVKIKITKTYGNFQASKNLDANGKDKDQELPSRAVTPELQKPVSPIILQKNAVLTTVTEDEIPEKNPKPFYESEVKGALPVSGRPAYLTSPSSSILENILLRSSTDNNNNSHNHHHNGTQQHHQIHHQTHADSVTPPPSSPTEMAYSYKKSHRYGNILPCSPDSSSNLPMQADTCVNSTTSGNSTLPMQSPTSNLHSSTGNLHSSTGNLHSSTGPNNVLQSHPGNIHSSSNSNNHHSSANVLSSSTILTSTSNLHSSTTSSSCPPKRKTKSPSPSTNPTGASTPTILYSSSGGCQIESSPVYPTSAANSNQSVSPISPIQSPSSYPYGIYHQNGSLHHNVAPLSINCTAYSPTPSGNVVYERADGRRLEAATSSHQLPTSSTMQIDSNQTLIAGTHNLHLGHHPGLTIHANSSSLNRYSPASSLSPDDHGCSQSGSLSPNSQGSRGYRSLPYPLKKKDGKMHYECNVCCKTFGQLSNLKVHLRTHSGERPFKCNVCTKSFTQLAHLQKHHLVHTGEKPHQCEICKKRFSSTSNLKTHLRLHSGQKPYACDLCPAKFTQFVHLKLHKRLHTNERPYTCQGCDKKYISASGLRTHWKTTSCRPNNIEDELALAAAVGSPTYYEYGPDMNVGNMPKECELEHIDNYERHGSTHGPHSTSLHNLENSVGRPSVIETSQPHIIECT; encoded by the exons ATGGAGGCCAGCGAGTGGGATCACGCGACCTTGAGAGAAGAGGAATTCGAGCAGCATGCCGTATATTTGGTACCGGATGTGGCGGCATCGCCAGGCGATACCAATCGTGCGGAGGCATCCCTGCCAAGAAATTTGGTCCTCAAACCTTCTCAGGCCCTCAACGAT GTTTTGGGAGTGTGGAGCACAAGTTACATTCCCAAGGGAACACGGTTCGGTCCTCTCGTGGGACAAGTGTACACCAAGGACTCGGTGCCGGCCGACGCGAACCGGAAGTACTTCTGGAGG GTGTACAAAAACAACGAGCTGTTCTACTACATCGACGGTTATGACGTCCAGAAATCAAATTGGATGCGTTACGTAAACCCGGCTTATTCGTCCGAATCGCAGAATTTAATAGCATGCCAGTATAAG ATGaacatttatttttacacaatCAAACCAATACTACCGAACCAAGAGCTTCTGGTGTGGTATTGTCGAGAGTTCGCAGAAAGGCTCAATTACCCACTAACGGGTGAATTAATGCTTCAAAGAATAC GACAACAAGTACAACAATCAACGTTACCAACGGAAATTCCACCTACGGTGGACGTGGTGTCACCGTTAAAGGATTCATCGATTTACGAGAGACGCTCGCAAATGACCCCAACGGACGGTTCCGTTAGATCGGACGAAGGCTATCATTCCAATGGTTATCACGACGAGATCCTCACGCCCCCGGAAGAGAGCAGCGAGTCGGACTCGGAGAACAATTACGTGCTAGATTTCAGCAAGAACGCGAAAACGTCGGTATGCAACAACGAGGTGCTCAAACAAGACAATGCAGTTGCGAAGAACGAATACAGGAAGGTTAAGATCAAGATCACCAAGACCTACGGGAACTTCCAGGCGTCGAAGAACCTAGACGCTAACGGAAAGGACAAAGATCAAGAATTGCCGAGCAGAGCTGTGACCCCGGAACTACAGAAACCGGTGTCACCCATAATTCTTCAGAAGAACGCCGTCCTGACGACGGTAACCGAAGATGAAATTCCAGAGAAAAATCCGAAGCCCTTTTACGAGTCCGAGGTGAAGGGTGCTTTACCCGTTTCCGGGAGACCAGCCTATCTGACCAGCCCGAGTAGCTCTATCCTTGAAAATATCCTTCTTCGTAGCAGTACCGATAACAATAACAACAGCCACAACCATCATCACAATGGAACGCAGCAACACCATCAGATTCACCATCAAACGCATGCCGATTCGGTCACGCCACCGCCATCCAGTCCAACGGAAATGGCGTACTCTTACAAAAAATCTCATCGCTACGGAAACATTCTACCTTGCAGTCCCGATTCCAGTTCGAATCTGCCTATGCAAGCGGACACGTGCGTCAATTCCACTACCAGTGGTAACAGCACGCTACCGATGCAAAGTCCGACGAGTAACTTGCATTCCAGCACGGGAAACCTTCACTCGAGTACAGGCAATCTACACTCCAGTACCGGACCCAACAACGTTCTACAGTCTCATCCAGGGAACATCCATTCGTCCAGCAATTCCAATAATCACCATTCCAGCGCGAACGTTCTGTCGTCTAGCACGATACTGACATCCACGAGTAACCTTCACTCTTCGACGACATCCAGTAGCTGCCCGCCTAAGAGAAAGACCAAGAGTCCGTCACCGTCTACGAATCCCACGGGTGCGTCCACCCCGACGATCTTGTACTCCAGTTCCGGCGGATGTCAAATAGAATCCAGCCCGGTGTATCCGACCTCCGCGGCGAACAGCAATCAAAGTGTTTCGCCCATTTCACCTATTCAATCGCCTTCGTCCTATCCCTACGGCATTTATCATCAGAATGGCTCGCTGCATCACAACGTGGCGCCGTTGTCTATCAATTGCACCGCCTATTCGCCAACCCCTAGCGGAAACGTGGTTTACGAGAGAGCCGATGGAAGAAGGCTGGAGGCTGCCACGAGCAGTCACCAACTGCCGACCTCGTCGACCATGCAAATCGACAGTAACCAAACGTTAATAGCTGGCACGCACAATCTTCACCTGGGTCATCATCCTGGCCTCACCATTCATGCCAACTCTTCGTCATTGAACCGATACTCGCCCGCGAGTTCTTTATCCCCGGACGACCACGGTTGTTCGCAGAGTGGTTCTCTGAGTCCGAACTCCCAAGGATCCAGGGGCTACAGGTCGTTACCATACCCATTAAAGAAGAAGGACGGAAAAATGCACTACGAGTGCAACGTCTGCTGCAAGACGTTCGGCCAACTGTCGAATCTCAAGGTGCACCTGAGGACTCATTCCGGCGAGAGACCATTCAAGTGTAACGTTTGCACCAAGAGTTTCACTCAGCTGGCTCATCTACAGAAACATCATCTCGTGCATACAG GTGAAAAACCACATCAATGCGAAATCTGCAAGAAGAGGTTCAGCTCGACCTCAAATCTGAAGACTCACCTGAGACTGCATTCCGGCCAAAAGCCCTATGCTTGTGACCTGTGCCCCGCGAAGTTTACTCAGTTCGTTCACCTCAAGTTACATAAGAGGTTACACACGAACGAAAGGCCCTACACCTGTCAAGGTTGCGACAAGAAGTACATTAGCGCGAGCGGTCTTAGGACCCATTGGAAGACAACCAGTTGCAGACCAAATAATATCGAGGATGAACTTGCCCTAGCCGCGGCCGTAGGTTCGCCGACGTATTACGAATACGGCCCGGACATGAACGTCG GAAATATGCCGAAGGAATGCGAACTGGAGCACATCGATAATTACGAGAGGCACGGATCCACGCATGGCCCACACTCGACGTCTCTCCACAACCTGGAGAATTCCGTAGGCCGGCCAAGCGTCATAGAGACCTCCCAGCCTCACATAATCGAGTGCACCTAA